TGATGGCCTATTTTATTAGGGGCCACATATCTGCCACTGTTTggccttttttctcttctttccacAGGTCTTCTGATAAAAAATGTAATGAATTCTGTTGGCTGGATAATGCTGTGAACTTGGTATTTACAATCTCCTGTACTTTTGTTGCCAACCTCACCAATTCTTTTGTTGCCCATTGTAGATGCTTGCTGGTACTGGTTCTATACCTTAGTTTTGTTCGTTAATGCGATTATTTTTCCGGCATGTAGATGAGACTTGTCAATTTGTTCATATGGTGCATAAATCTACTGGTATTTTGTGCTATTCattgatgatggtgatggtcgGTGTTTGGCAGGGAAGACAGCATGTAAAATTTCAGTGACATCAGTATTAAAAGATAGAGGTTATTGCTTTAATCAGTGCAGTTCTCAGACTGGCAAGAGACTTATACGaagcattttattttcatgcctCCCTTTTTATTGATTCTGGGTTGGCTGGTTCTTGTAGCTTGCCAAATTAGAAACTACAGTTGGTGCAAGAACTCCCATCGGTTGTTATTTCCTGTTGCTTTCCGCAAGCTACAGGtgaagcatttttattttttctcaggttttatgttttcttaGGTTAAACTTCTTCTGATCGCATCATCTATCTTAATTagataatcatataaaatatcaaacttcTATTTTGAAGGATTCATACacaacatatataatatatttgttaAGGTAACATGTTTGAACTTAATGTTGAAGTTACTAACAAAGTGACGTAAAGAATATCGATGATGCTCAACCAACTTGGAAAATATTTATGCTCATGTCTATCTACATAACTTGGTGTGAATTTCAATTACATAATGACGAAGCAAATCtaaatcactattttttttttgataatagcAAAATACAATAGATAAACTTCATCATTCACATTATAAGAAACTACAATTAACAACTTTGCCTTGTACTTACCATACATATGAGTGCCGTCAATGCTAATTAGAGAACAATAATATTGAAACATATCATTTGAAGCACCAAATGCCCAAAATGCCCTCCCAAATGTTTCTTTATTATCATAAACCATTTTATGATCTCAATCGACAACCATTTCTAGATTTGAATTTCTTATGGTTAATAACATTCTAGGTAGAATTTGAAAGAACTTTTTGTGTATACCAAATAACaactccattatttttttcttagccgTCTATGCCTTTCGATATGAGACATATGCTCATAATCCCTCTAAACAGTAACTTCAATACTTGCAACACTCATACTTATGTTCGGTTTCATAATTATCAACATCACCTTCACAATCAGATCATTGTTAATTTGACGATGGTATTGTAAAACAAGTGAGTTTTGATATGTGTGTGACcctttcaattttgatatctcctataaattagatttttggtGATGTCCCCCACGCAAATACCATCCATATGCTGGTTCTTGAGTGCATTACAACTGTATATAAGTTTTAGTTGAATGATGGACCTTGTAGTGtaatgaattcttgatatgcCACAACTTAACTGTAATAATACATTCAGATTTGTCTCTGAATATTTGTCCAACATTCCGTTCATCACCTGATAATCCTGAAAGCCTATGAATCATAACCCAATCATTATATTATTGGTCATGCCTATTAACATCCTCAAACTCAGAGTAGAAGGTGACATTAATTGGTTTAATGGCTTAACCACCTTAACATTCTTAATGAAATTCTCAACCCAATTAATGTATTTAATagctaaataatatattttatacctAATTAAACCAAATCTctaatttaacctaaaaaacCCTTAACTCTACccttaattaacaacaaaaaaatcatcgattttattcaaaaataaaaaattaacaattcaaatcaatgtattttatatataattaacttaatttaaacctaatttaaaaattgctaaatgttttttCCAAAGATCCTTAATTCTAAGcactaacatttttaaaatcaataattaacatAAACTAGTACAAATTATATCACATTTATACAAGGAAAGTGTGTAATAACCTTTTAGTGTTGAATGTGAGTGGTGATGACTAGTGGTGGAGGTAATGGCCAAATCTTTAGTGAGAGACCAACGAGTGGAGAGAGAAAAATCTCCATTGCAGTGGAGAGAGTGGGGGTAGTCTTGTGGTGGAAATGGGAGTGTTTTGCGGCGGGGAGAGAAGGAAATGACCATGAGCGGTGGTGGGTCACGGGGTTGGGAGTGGTTACTGTGGGGAATGAGGGGCgataaggagagaaaaaggaaGACATTAGGTTTTGGGGTTTAAAATCGATTGAAGTCACTTTGGTCATTTGCATCTCGAGAGTTCTAGACGTTAAATATGACACGCAAGTTGTAGATAACGATAATGACTTGTAAAACTATTTTAttcttctaaatatattttgggttgtgttattttactttttttttttactatgctaataacaaaaaaactctcAGATTCATCTATATCATGCAAATTCCTAACACTTGGGGTTTTTTTCCTAAGATCATCCAACAAAAACGGGTGGTTTTGTGATTTCATAGAAACAGaaacgagttttttttttttttttgatttcatgtgCTACTGTTCAATGTTGCTTTTGTCTGCATCACTTGTATGACATCTATGGATGATGAATGATTTACCTattccaaaacataaattaagGAGATCGTTCATGTCTATGAAAAGAATTGTTTGGATGTTATGTAAGTGattattagatttaatttcacaaaattatcttttatacaGAATGCTATATTTTGATCAtaactaaatattatatttaataaaaggtaacaaataaacatatattgagcataacataaaatatatgagAGAAGATATGATTCATCAtcttagaaaaaatagagaaaatatttcatatgttctcaaatattattgattatgAAATCCTTATGCAAAATATAATGAGATTTgataaatgattttattgaagagCCAATGACTATGATATTGAGAACTAACATGATTTAGTAAAATATACATACTCTATGCTCAAATATCTAAATCAGaatattctaaattaaaaaatactagtcACACTAAGATACCAATCGCTAAAAAGCTAAGTCAaaccatatataatttttctaatatttgagaaAAATCATGAGATGTTTCTACATGTTAcacttgatctttaaatataaataaattaacttgctgcattaatgacaaattaaattatttaatttatttaatcgttttttaattacaattatGATGTATACTTggatcaatatattaaaaatctaatagatcatacatattaaaaattattagtaagAATTAAACTTGGATGACTAATAACCAAGCAtaacttgattataaataaattttaaaaattaaaaattaaagtataattGATACAAagaattacaattttaaattttaaaaaattaagtaaggTATAAAAtgtattataattacaataaaataaaataaaatatattcataatgAGCCAAAAACTACTTCCATAGATAATTAGTTTATTTCTGCTTCAGAAGAATTTATTCCCTCATCATCTGCTACAGTACTGGAATCTACTCCTTCTTTGTCATTGTGAGGACTATGTTTATGTGTTTTGTCTTCTCCACGCACAGATGTTCACCTACATACTCTGCAAACCTCTTGAACAATTCATCCATTATTTCATCTCCAAAATGACTAGCCAACATCGGTTCTGCAACTGCTCTTACAATATTTGCCACATTTCGTCCACATTGGTCCTTGTCAAACACAAAATTTTTGTTGCTGATATCATCATTAGCATCCCAGTTAATAGCAAAAGTTTCTAGCTTATCAATATCGAATAATCCCTCCATTTCGATAATTTCCCTCACTTCTCCTTCGTAAGGATTATAATATGGCAGATTGAAGGTATCAATATCGGCCTCTACAACAAGTCCCTgaaacttaaattaattaatctccaTAACCAACAAGGCAAGCAACTTGCttgatttaaatgaaaataaactaattaaccTTTGCTGCCAAGTCTAGCAGTGACTTTGCTAGCAGCTCCCAATAAAGACAGCAATCTTTGCTTCTAGGATCCTCAATACTCCTGCCGATAAATGTAATAACTACACGTCCTCCTTGTATTATTTCCTCTGAGCGTAAGCGCAGAAACAAGGAGAAATCCTTCTGGAATTGCTCTAAGTAAGCTTTAAATACATTAGGAGGACTTGCCTTTGCCATGTATATGTTCCCCTTGTTATTTGATATACCTTCTGGCACCTAATGTCATGAAAATATATGGTCAGGCTTTGCCATGTATTATGTTCACGCGTGACTAATTTAAACCACAACAGGCAACAGCACAATATTCTATAGTATTGATTCAAGCAATTGctattatttatatgtattttgtatttgattCTGTAGTTATTTTAAGCTGTGATAAACGAGGTTTCAGGTATTATATTAACTCAATGGTTATAAACAtcttgtttctcttcttctctaccaatttttgtttgtctttgaTATTTCGCTATCTTATCTAGGCATTCCAGTTACTGGGATAAATCATTATTAAACTTAGagataataattatgaaaaaaagacaGTAATATAACCTTAGAAAGCCAGTGTAGGCTGTAAGAGGAATGAAAGAAATGCAAACTCTTGCTTGGGAAGAGCCTGTGATAGAAAGAACCAGGTACTCCTGATATGAAACAGTGCTGTCCATACAAGTCTCCCTTTTCTTGTCCAAACTTGTCGTAGAAAAATGGCAGCGACTTGAAAACAGCATTGAAATCATTCCCTGGAAGGTCATTCAGAAACACCTGAAATTCGGGCAGTTTACAGTTCAGTTGTTGGCAAAGCTCATAAACGACGTCCATGATTTCAGAAACGAACAAGAGAGTATTGGGTCCTGAAGAGCAGCCCAAGTCTGCTAGTTTGAAGCAAGTGGGAAGGGCGGTGCTGAACATGTCCTTGATGGTATCTTCTAGGATTGGCCTAGCTTTTGATAGCACTGTTTTCTGCGAAACGAATTGTCAAACCACATCAGAATTAATCTGCAATACTAGCTTccaggaaaaaataaatgcaagaaTTACTAATATATTCGGTGAGATGTGATGCCAGGAAGAAGGAAATGCATGCAGATATGGCTATTTGCTTCCTTCATATCATTAAACTTCGCTTATCTTAcctaacttaaaaatttaagttgctACGCGAGGTCTCCTCTACTTGCAATAAAATTCTAACACTaccaaaaagaaaggaaaaaaaaggccgGTAATTTGTCTCTCTAAATGCACTAAGacatcacatttttatgaaataaggtgttagagagagagagagagagagagagagagagagagagagagagagagagagagagagagagagagagacttgaAGGAATGAATTCTTGGCGTAGCTGGTTTCACCATCTCCTGGATTCATGCAAAGAACGCTTCCCACCATCATGTTTATTGGCTGTTGCTTCGGTTCTGCTATCTGCTGATTTGTTCTTAGCTCCGACTTCTTTTATAAAGTTTTCAATCATGCATGCGTGCATGAAATGTGTGGTTATAATAGTAAGATGTAAGGTTCCTACTGCTAAGCATAATCGAAACTTTCAGAGGAAATACAAAAAACGCCAAAATAGAAAGATGTAAGGTTCCTACTGCTAAGCATTTAAAGGTGTCGGTGTAGTCCTTTTCAAACACGAAACGCCACTCGGGTGCAGTGAATTTATCCGCTGTGTGATTGTTTCCTGCCTGTTGTTGAGTCTCTTGTGGGCCAACCTCCCTCCTATGCcacttgaataataataattgaataagaaataaaatagataaaaataatgaatataaaaGTTGATCAGTTAGTCTCTGTTTATCTAATTACGCTATCAATCATAACTCGATTTAactttttatacatgttttttttccttaaacgctgttttaactttattaaaaaataatgaaatatcaCGTTTTAGATTTAGAGGCGACAACcggtaaaaaacacttttttaacctcacataaaaaatataatataaacttggatggtaaaattataaatatttttttaattaattatatattaataattctagccaataaattaaattacattaaaataaatctgATAAAATGAGTCcataatattataatcaaagaataatctaaataaaatgagagagataaatagtatgaatcaataaattaatgatatggaaaaataaaatatttaagaacaaaaTTTCTCAATACAGAGGAATCACTAAAAGGTAGGAAGCACATATAAACCCAGTGACAACCTGGTTGTTCTCATTACAATAAGTCATGATAGATCCCTTTTGGGTTGCAAGCTAATGAGTctaattagtaattaattaacataaattcaataatgaaataaacccctaaacaaCGTCTAATGcggtaaaaaaaattcaaactaaaaataatttttaataaataaataaataaataaaatagaataataaaacattattcatgTTAAAATTCCTCTACGTAGCCTGAATctctaatttttcatattttttacagATTTGAGTCTTGATTCCAACATGTTGTTCTATCTCGTTTGAATGATTTATTGGGCCTACAATATATGGTTGGAAAGTTTTAAATGTCTAGTTTCTATCCTAACTTTAATCGAAGCAAAATTCCACTGGTAGCTCTAGATATGTCTTAAACAGTATACAAAGGTCTTGTTTGATATATTTGACAATATTAATTTACTAACTTTGACTCTCTGAAATATTATCTTCCCTAACTTCATTTGACCTGAAAATTtactataatatattttcatgtatctaatatttctctgtaaaatttcagctttatcCAATATACAGTTTGAAAGATATGTTTAATCTCACAAAAGTAGTCAGCAAACATtttaagatcaaatttaaaactgaCTTGGttcatatcataaatttagtaaactcgTAAAATCAAACCGAGTTTCCTGATTTTGCGCGAGTTAAGTCCGATTTTACTGGTTTTGAGTTTTAGTTCGATTTAGCACGTTAGATATATAttgacttgtaaaattataagattttaagagttaattcaCGATTTTAACAACAATGACAACCATCATTTAAGGTTCATCGTTATCAAGGTAAGGTGGATCCCCGCCTTGATGCTTTGTACCGGTGGATCGCCGCTCTGGTGCGATCTGATGTGGCAAAATCATCTCATTcagttaaatgtttttttcttgaaagatatattaaaataatatattttatttttttaaaattatttttaacattaatattttaaaataaaaaaattaaactttaaaaaaaaaacaaaaataaaacaatatttataagcacatatatttttattttttaaaaaatatttttgatattagcataaaaaatgattttaaaatataaaaaaataatttaaaatatatttttttaatttgtttttaaacgcagaaataaaacaataattataggCACGTATATGACAACTGCTGCACTGTTGTTAGGTCCCACTGCTTTATGCGTGTCAAATCAACGTATAATCTGATGACTAAAGAATAAAGGATTCTCATACCTGTACTATTGATTTCAGTGGATCTCTCTCccatgaatataaaaataatgatgtgttttttttattaacaaaaatgatgagcatgtgaaaataataattgcTTGTGAAAATGATgtgtatgtattttttattaacaaaacatcTAAAAGAGATGGGTAAGTTTCACTCTTTATATAACAATGAAccagctgatttttttttttatctaaacccTTTAATTACAGCCTAATTAGATCTAGagaattaaaatgtaaaatatctagaaaatatATGCTCATCAAATATTagcaataaattttatttttatctgaaattttatttttattttttattcattgagtTAAGAGAGATGAAAGAGAAATTTGCTTGAAACGAcgaggaaagagaaaataatcgGTTGAAATTAATtctgattacaaaaaaaattgattttgatgtcaACGAATTCTATTTGACGAGATAAGTTTCATTGTGGAGTTCTTTGGCCTTaaccttgcttgaaatggtAGATCTCGGCTTGAAAAGTTTTatcaattcaaattgatttttagtgGCCATGGCAGAACATAAGCAGATGAAGATAGGGATGCTGTAGTGGGGGAGGGAGCTGGCACCGCCAGTGCTGCAGAAGAAGTAGCGGGCGGCTGTGATGAGGAGTCCATtgcaaagagaaagaagaggaagtgttttagtttatttaaggTTCTGATACCAAGTTGGGAATAATAGAATGACTTAGGTTTAGTCTTAGccaaccttttctatttatatatatgtggcAGAAAACAACATTAACCGTAGGAATCATAACATTGGAATAATCCAATATTAATTCCTATTCAGATATATACATgatatacattctataataaattataaaatttattattattattattattattattatcattaataaattttaaaaaattattattattatcgttgaaaatccataattttttttgaaagattaaaaaaataaaaattttgacagataagttaaatattatcattaatattattaatattattattgggTTTGACGTTGCAGTCAGACTCAACGCTCCTGCGTCTTACGTTACAGCTAAACCCAATACTTTTGGGTCttagatttttatgatttttttattaaaataaaaagtgagtTGGTGGCGTAGCGCGGGTCACCTAACTAGTCTATTCTATTGAGACTCTGGTCTTCAATTGAAATCGGAtgaatccaagtttttttttaattaaaaaaataaacaaaactagaacaaaaatgttttatttaaaaagagaaTTTTCATGCATGCACACTGTTTTTATTCATTATGAGCCAAAACTACTTCCATAGATAATTACTTTATTTCTGCTTCAGAAGAATTTATTCGCTCGTCATCTGCTACACTGGAATCTACTCCTTCTTTGTCATTGTGAGGactatttttatgtgttttgtcTTCTCCACGCACAGATGTTCACCTACATACTCTGCGTACCTCTTGAACAATTCATCCGTTATATCTGTTGACATAATTTTAAGTacctgaaattaaacaagcacatgtatataaatatataattttattaaatatatcaaTGGATACAATCTCTATGtaatatattctttcaaaaagaaTATGACAATCCTCTGATTCTTCCCTTAGATTTGATATATGacgatttgatttatttgagtaatcaagccAAGATTTGTGCTTTGCAAGAACGTGAATTTGAGCATGTATTGCGAAGCGAGATTtggtgatttgatgctttgaagagtatCTTTAATatgtcttcaaagtgttgttgaagaactcttatgggGCGTTTAGGCTTGATCCAACAAAGTTTCGTTCTTTGTAAACTTCAAGCGTAGATGAAGGAGGCTTGAGAACTCTTTGagagagagcttccttgcttgaagagagagagagaaagagctTCCTTACTTGAAGAGCTTGTCTTGAAGAGAATTTGTATCCTTGGAAATCCACCTCCTTTAGGTTGAGGCTCTCTATTTATAGAGATATGTAGGGGCTCTTAGGTCCTTTTCCAATGTCACATggcataattttattggttgatatTTATTGACGGGATCTTGCATTTATGAAGAGATATATGATGAGATCTTATatttatgacaagatatcttGAATATCTCATCCCAAGTATCAACTTTTCATTGGCCAATAAATATATGAAGgcttatttattttccatgtcatttatttcaattttattttatcctttcttttaaagaataaaataacacatgtCGAAATTTGATTGGTAGAAAATTTGTATTTCTACATATGCCTCCTCGAGACAAGTTCACTTACTTTTCAAAACAAGTGGGCATGTCTCGAAAAATATGATTGAAAAggttctatattttttattaaaatttgatttgaccatattatattttcacaacaagcaaataaatctttttgtgaaaataaaatatgatagtcaaaattggAAATTTATAGACCAATCTTGATTGAACTTTATCAAACTAAATGATAGAATATCCAAGTTCAATACATCATTTGAAACTGTTGCATATTCAGGACCAagcaaaatttatctttatactCGCATAGCGACCAACCCTTTGACCGGGCTGcaggaacttttttttttttttttcactgaaaGTGATCACTTTAACTTCTTGTTTTAGAGATCTTATTGTGCTGAATCCAACGACGCAATCCATTCGTGATTCCGACGAACGGTTAGCAAGTTATGAATTATAAAAGTTGCAACTCCCTTTTCTCATTGCCTTGGGAACCGTGCCCTCCAtcctttattaatttcaacattttCCTGAAAGAATGTCCAGAGAGCAAATAACTTCTTCACGTAAATTGCTTCTTAATTGACTTTCTTTCCTGAATTAATTGATTGGAGTGAATCAACTGCTTGGACAAAGCAATAAACCCTCTAATACTGGTAGCTTGACTTCGCTTaattgacccttttttttttcctgaatgaATTGTTCAACGTGAATGAATTATTAAGAAAGAGAACAAAACAATTTCCTGTACTGGAAGCCGACTTTGCTCTCACAgaataagaaagatttttttagattaggaAAGAATCACTGAAGCGGCTATAAAAGAGCATTACATTGCTCTTTTCCTGTTACCAACCACGCAGCCCTCCCTGTTGTTCTTTTATTAACCGCGTAGCATCAACCTGGCAACCAAACATCTCGCTTCAAAAATCAATATCAAACTCTTTGGCTGCTTTGTGAAGATTGTCAAGTGTCTGTCAGCATCTACGGGCAGAATTGGTCCGCCAAAGGTCAAGCAAAACAATGTCGGGTCAAGTGACTGCTTTGTGATATCATTAAACCAAGTGTGGTACTGCTCaagtttgaatttaattaacgGTGCAGCCTCAACCTAGCAATACTTCTGTTTCTTCACTAACAGTGCAGCCTCCACACAGCAGTCCTGGTATGCATGTACCCATTCCTTCTCTTGTTTTATTACAACtgcacctctttttttttttttgtaagtatgCAGGATATAATTCTGAGTTGTAGACAGATTCAAAAGCCTATAGAATTGGATGTATTCGTCTGTTGTAGATAGATTCCACATGATTTATATGCAGAACCTcatcaaatattgaagtttggaTGTGATACAGATTCCACTTAATCATTCTTCTCACTGTTGTCAGCATTGCAAAACCTTAACTTGGATGTCCATTATGCTTACAAACCAATCGGAGCAGATTTTCAACTTTGCTGTTTCAGCCTGTGAACTGGTTTCATTCACGTAGTTTCTCAAGCTTTATGTGTGAATTTACATGATCTTCGAACCAGTGGTCCAGAATTGCAAATTCCTTGTTCATCAGGCATATTCATGGTTGAAGTTGCTGTAAGGGATTCAACATCCTTGACACCAGTGCTCCCTAATCACTGCTGCCATAAATTATGATGTATTCTCAGCCCTGAATTGATAGCTCATGTGGTGTTCTCTCAGCTCTGGTTTATTTCTGCAAACATTGCAAGTTCAAGGCGAGTTCTCCCATTGCTCTAGAATTCATCAGACATGAGCGCCGAAGCAATTCTACCATCTCAGCCTTATAAATAAAAGAGCTTCcgcaagtgttttttttttcttctcgttTGCATCAGAAATCAAACGTTGTTTGCGCGCCTAGTCTTATAAATTCTTCCTGCAGCTTTTCAATGTTGAGGAAGAACATATTGTTGACATGTGTGTGTTAACCAAAAGCAACCTTTTCTGCTTCTGCAACTGCATGATCGATGGCGCAAACTTGTTATTGAAATAGACTTGACTAAGCCTGATTGAGTTATTGGTGAGCCCGCCTGTTTCCATTAATTAACATCTATTCTTATTGCAGGGTTGCAGGTTTCTTTGGGTGATCTGAATTCTCTTGCCGTAATACTTCACAAGCCTTGGTGCTTGACGAGTTGTTTCTTAAGGGTCACGGTTGCTGTTTTTAACACGTCATCAATTTTGGCAAGTCATAAATTTCTTAACATTGGAGCATCACTTTTCTTTAGCTCTTGATCAAGGTAAGTTCTTATTCTCTCCCTTTTtatcattagatttttttttcttaggacATATAAATATCATGCGATTTATAATCTTGTCCCCCCTCTCTTCTTTCAAATATGCATCTAATTCACGCATTTTTAtgtctcccttttctttttagatggTGCTTTTCAggaattcttcttcttccactaAAAGATTCTTAGTAATTGATGAGAAGTATCGTCGGACAAGCCTTCGTGTATATGAACCTGCCATTGGTCCATTTGCTAAGAAGCGGTCTTCTGAAAGCATCAAGCATTTGACTTCTTGGTCGTTGGAGACTTCTTATGAACTTTATGGTCATGGTGGTTTGCCTCAATCAGTTTTACAACTTCAATCCTCTTTTCCACATTCAACAACTTTTCTAGCTGATCTGCCGTTATTAGACTATCGTAAACGTGATGGAAATGCTACTTGCAAGGATTATTTCCCAATCTCTGATGCACTTGAGTATACTCCCAAGTATTGGGAATGGATAGAAGATATTTTGAAA
This genomic interval from Populus nigra chromosome 11, ddPopNigr1.1, whole genome shotgun sequence contains the following:
- the LOC133706160 gene encoding probable methyltransferase TCM_000331 isoform X1; the encoded protein is MMVGSVLCMNPGDGETSYAKNSFLQKTVLSKARPILEDTIKDMFSTALPTCFKLADLGCSSGPNTLLFVSEIMDVVYELCQQLNCKLPEFQVFLNDLPGNDFNAVFKSLPFFYDKFGQEKGDLYGQHCFISGVPGSFYHRLFPSKSLHFFHSSYSLHWLSKVPEGISNNKGNIYMAKASPPNVFKAYLEQFQKDFSLFLRLRSEEIIQGGRVVITFIGRSIEDPRSKDCCLYWELLAKSLLDLAAKGLVVEADIDTFNLPYYNPYEGEVREIIEMEGLFDIDKLETFAINWDANDDISNKNFVFDKDQCGRNVANIVRAVAEPMLASHFGDEIMDELFKRFAEYVGEHLCVEKTKHINIVLTMTKKE
- the LOC133706160 gene encoding probable methyltransferase TCM_000331 isoform X2, which translates into the protein MFSTALPTCFKLADLGCSSGPNTLLFVSEIMDVVYELCQQLNCKLPEFQVFLNDLPGNDFNAVFKSLPFFYDKFGQEKGDLYGQHCFISGVPGSFYHRLFPSKSLHFFHSSYSLHWLSKVPEGISNNKGNIYMAKASPPNVFKAYLEQFQKDFSLFLRLRSEEIIQGGRVVITFIGRSIEDPRSKDCCLYWELLAKSLLDLAAKGLVVEADIDTFNLPYYNPYEGEVREIIEMEGLFDIDKLETFAINWDANDDISNKNFVFDKDQCGRNVANIVRAVAEPMLASHFGDEIMDELFKRFAEYVGEHLCVEKTKHINIVLTMTKKE